In the genome of Bordetella avium, the window AAACGCGTGAAGGCTGTCCATCAGTTCGCCAACCTGCCGGCATAACGGGACAGAAAACTCTGCGTGCGCGGCTGTTGCGGCTGCTCGAAGACCTGTTTGGCGGTGCCATGTTCGACCACCACCCCGCCATCCATGAAGGCGACATAGTCCGCCACGGCGTGGGCGAAGCCCATTTCATGGGTGACGACCAGCATGGTCATGCCGCTATGGCGCAACTCCCGCATCACCTCCAGCACATCCTCGACCAGTTCAGGATCGAGGGCGCTGGTCGGTTCATCGAACAGAATGATTTGCGGTTGCAGCGCAATCGCGCGGGCGATGCCCACACGCTGCTGTTGCCCGCCCGAGAGCTGGGAGGGCATGGCCGAGGCCTTATGTCCCAAACCAACGCGCTCCAGCGCCGCCTGAGCCAATTCCCGCGCCTGGGCGGTGCTGCGCTTTTGCACCTTGCAAAGCGCCAACGACACATTGTCCAGGGCGTTCAGATGGGGGTAGAGGTTGAATTGTTGGAACACCATGCCGACGTCCTGCCGCATCCGGTTGATGTTCGTCTTCGGATCGCGCAAATCATGTCCGTTAGCGACAATGCGTCCCGAGGTCGGCACTTCCAGCAGATTGCAGCAACGCAGCATGGTGCTCTTGCCCGAGCCCGAGGGCCCGATCACGCATACCAGCTCGCCGCGCCGCACCTTGAGGTTGACGCCGCGCAGCACCTCCGTAGCGCCGTAGTGCTTACGCAGGTCAGAGATTTCCAGGATGGCTTGTGTCTCCATGGTCTGGCTCCTTGGCGCGTCAGGCGCACTGTGGCGTGACGGGCGTCGGGTCATAGCCCTCCGTATCGGGCACGCCGGTTCCCGGCGCGATCCGCACGGCGGAGTTGTCGGCATCCGGCGCAAAGCCGAACCAGGTTTCAGCCAGCTTGGCGATGGAGCCGTCCTGCT includes:
- a CDS encoding amino acid ABC transporter ATP-binding protein; amino-acid sequence: METQAILEISDLRKHYGATEVLRGVNLKVRRGELVCVIGPSGSGKSTMLRCCNLLEVPTSGRIVANGHDLRDPKTNINRMRQDVGMVFQQFNLYPHLNALDNVSLALCKVQKRSTAQARELAQAALERVGLGHKASAMPSQLSGGQQQRVGIARAIALQPQIILFDEPTSALDPELVEDVLEVMRELRHSGMTMLVVTHEMGFAHAVADYVAFMDGGVVVEHGTAKQVFEQPQQPRTQSFLSRYAGRLAN